The Malus domestica chromosome 08, GDT2T_hap1 genomic interval AAAAATTAGAGAAAGATATGTAAAGCAGGGTGAAGATATTGGATAAGCTATTAAATGTCGTCTAATTGACAGATTTTCAATTGATCGGTTAATTATCGACAAATTTTCATATGACATTCcctaaagtttcattttaaattttcatgcTTTAAGCAAATTTCTATCATTTCCGCCTAAGGCAACCGATATCGATATATCCATCGATAATTTCACAAATTTGCATATCGAATTCGATATTTTCACTGACTCCGATATTTTGAACACTAAGTATGATCCCTGAGCAAGGAGAAAAGTATAGATAgaacaatatttaaaaaatgaatggattgaatttgaattgttaataataaaatacttaaaatttattaaaataaaaagttaaacaAAGTATTTAGATTACTTGATAGAACAATGTTTTTTTCTACCCTTTCTTATTTCCAATATAACAAGTGAACAAACCATTAAATATTCAACGGTATTTCAGTCAAAATATTGGGGACATTTTGGACCTGCACAAAATTCCAACCAAACCCACGTCAGCGCTTTGATTTTTCGTCCGTTTCCACAcatctgctgctgctgctgctgctgcttcttcGCTCGCCTTAATTTCGAACGAAATTACAAAAAAGGCAAAAAAACGAGAGAGAGATGGCGAGAAGGCCGGACGAGGAATACGATTACTTGTTCAAAGTGGTACTAATCGGCGATTCTGGCGTTGGGAAATCGAACCTCCTCTCCCGATTCACTCGCAACGAGTTCTGTTTGGAGTCTAAGTCCACCATTGGCGTCGAATTTGCCACCAGGACTCTCCAGGTtcaccacctctctctctctcttgcatatatatatagagaaagaTTATACACACACccaattgtgtttgtgtttgttaCTGGACCGGAATTGATCTCATTTATTATGCTTGTTCTTAATGTTTTTTCAGTTAATTTGGACCtgttttttttgagaaatgcaTAATTGAACCGGAATTTGGATCGGTTTCCAATTTGTATAGTGCGAAATTGTTCCAGATCTGCTATTTTTCTTGGTTCCAGAATGGGGTTTGTTGAATTCTCGAGAACCGATTCAATTGGGTTTGTTCTTCACTCCCATAGAGTACCCGAATTTGTGATctgattactttttgttttccgAACACTAAgcattttgttaaaaaatttataaaaattaagaaatgatacCTCGTGGGATTAGATGGATAGTTGCCAAATCCTTTTGCCTATAAGAGAAATCCAAATTTCGTAACTAGATACTAAAATCATCCCTGACCATCTGGAATCGATTAGTGGTAGGCATAGGTGGATGAAGGGGTTTGCTCTTGCTTGCCCACCTTAGACATTCACTTTGCCTTAAGATCCCAGGGAACTCATGTGAGGGGTTGGTCACAGCTTCCCAAGTTAGTTTCTTGGTTTTTTGTGGTGTTATAAATTAGacaaattggaaatcatttggCCATTTGATAACCATAATTGTTatttggctttttagccaaaatggtcattgagattttcataacacataactttgttctttggaatttaaaatcaatagaagtggtctctgagattgtccaccatccattattttggtcattccattaaaaaaacTCCGATAAGTGGTCCCTGagctttttaacggaatgaccaaaatgatggattgtggacaatcttagggaccaaagttacgtgttatgcaaatctcagggaccaaaattatgtattttgcaaatctcagggaccaaagtaatGTGTTATAGCCtcaacttaacggagttttttaacggaatgaccaaaataatggatagtggacaatctcaggaatcacttctatttattttaaatctcaagggccaaagttatgtgttatgcaaatctcatggaccattttgactaaaaatagGTATCATTTCAATTTGTCAGATCCATTGTGTTTGTATGCACAAGTTCGATGACTAACGGGTTCCAATTTGGCTAATTTTACCATAAATGATCCATGAAATGAACCTAAGAAATGGACCACGAGTTGAGGTGGCCAGAGGTTTGATGTCCTCATTTTTTCAATGATGTGGACGTATGTCGGTCCTTCCTTATATGTGGGTATGTATTAAACAGATTCACTTATAAGTTGCTCGAGTTGCTTGTGTTGGTGATTCCCCTTCTTACGTTTTCCCGACTTTTAACTTATGTTTTAAATTATGTCTGCGCTTGCTGAACTTACTGAATATTTTGGGCCAAGTTGTCCAAAGTTTAGATTGGTCAGGTTTGTACAAGCAAAGTCTCACCTCTATCATCCACCACCTCATTGTCATTAGATCACATTTAAGACCTCCCTCGGTCGACAAGTCCATACTTTGTTTCCACTTGAGTGGATGAATATTGTGTTGTTTAAGACCTCCTCTTCATTTTATCAGGTTGAGGGGAGAACTGTGAAAGCTCAGATATGGGACACAGCAGGACAGGAGCGATATAGAGCAATTACTAGCGCCTACTATAGAGGCGCCCTTGGAGCTTTACTTGTCTATGATGTAACAAAACCAACAACATTTGAGAACGTAAGCAGGTGGCTGAAGGAATTGAGAGACCATGCTGACGCAAACATTGTGATCATGATGATCGGGAACAAGACTGATCTGAAGCATCTACGTGCAGTTGCCACTGAAGATGCCCAGGGTTATGCCGAAAGGGAAGGCCTTTCATTCATTGAAACGTCCGCTCTTGAAGCAATCAACGTGGAGAAGGCTTTCCAGACAATTCTGGCAGAGATATACCGGATTATTAGTAAGAAGTCTCTCTCATCAGGCGAGCCAACAGCTGCAAGCGTCAAAGAAGGGAAGACTATTGCAGTCACTGGAGGATCAGAGGTCAATACAAAGAAGACTTGCTGTTCTTCAACCTGAGGTTGATCAAAATGAGTTTGTCTTTTCATATTCCTTGCTGTCGTGGTTATTGTTTTCaacttatttttgttgtttactGCTATGTCAAACTGTAATTTATTTGTTCGTTGCCCGGGTTTTTCCTGTAAGGGGTATATTTATGAGATATATAACAGTGATGATTAGATGGATGATAAGCCTATAAgacctcgtttggcagctcggactgtactgactatttcagtcggataggataaatagccaccggatagtactgactaaattaatcgGACGTTTGGTGTAGTATCGGACTAAcgaccgtattatttatactgcgTTTGGTACTATACCGAATAAGAAGAATTCAAAGTATTATTACTTTTTAAAGATAAAAATAGATGATTAATAAAAACAAggggaattttttattttttttttacacttaaTAAAATTCACAACCACCTAATGGAtcaaagtaaaacaaaaaacaaaatcttcttttatttaaatCAAGTTACttaaaatacaattaaaaaaaaaaaaaaaagcttcagtCTTCCCCAGATCTCTCCGCCGCACTGTCCCCTAACAGCATCAGTCTCTATCTCCTTACAATTCTTGGCCTAAAGAGGCATTGAAATGCATCGTCAAGCAGATCTTCCCCCTCTGTACATCTGAAACTAATCCAAAAAATACCCCGAACTAATGAAATTAAATCAcaatcagaaaacaaaaaaaggggAAACATGCAAAATCGTAAAACCCAGATGAAATCTTTCCGAATTTTCGAATCTTGTCATCGAATCCAAGTCAAGGTTCTAAAACCCAAATGAAATCTTTCAGAATTTGTGCGGTGGTGGTGCGATTGGTCTCTCTGTGGGCGTCtgaattaaaccaaaaaaatgGCAACGGGGAGAACAGAGCTGGGGAGATCAACATCGGCAGAGGAGGACGGAGTCGATGAGAGGAGACCAGGAGAACAGAGTTGGGCAGGGGAGATGGCAAGAACATAGCCAGCCAAAGGAGACGGGGAGAATGTAGTCGGTGAGAGAATGAGACGGCGATGGAAGCGAGAGAGAAAGCCCAGTTCGCGCGAGAGAGAAAGGACCCGACTAAATTATACACTCCTTTTGGACGGGTTTATTAAGAGGGCGTACACCGTATAAAATAAGAGCATCGGATTAAATTAGTCCGGTCCAATTTAATACGAGAGCGCGCCAAACACCTGGCTCCGTATTAATAATCCTATCCGATGCTATATACGACgtaccaaacgaggcctaagtAAGATGAAGCCTCGCAAGTTTTGGATTGTTATTGCAGAAACACTTAACAGGCCAGACccaaaattattattttctaacTATTTACAGGAAGCCTGCATTCGAAATTTTGAACTATTGCTATTAGAAAGAAACCGTAACAAGATGTTCTTTGAGGGAGTCATGGAGTATAGGCAAGGATATGTCTATACTCTTGCTCCATAGTCACGACAATAATATTTTGGGCGTGTACATTGAAACGAAAAATAGTTTGCAGTATTCGACCTTTTTTAAGAATTGGAAGCGTTATGCAAGAGGCTTATGGTTCAAGTAGTTCTTGTATTCAACCATTTTTCCCATATGTTTTGCTTTTAAAGGAAAAGTAAAATGGTACAACaaattattgaattgatctGAGATAGGTCGGTGCCATGTATGTTAGGTTAATAATTTTCCTCTTTTTCTGAATTTTCCTCTTCCTATAGAACTCCCTCTTGAAACATCTCCATAAACTCGAGTCTTATTTCCTCTTCTTCTGGCAGCATTTCTCCTTTGAGCGgcatttcctcttcttctttcgtTTGTCGTTTTATCTTTGTAAACAAGAGAAAATAACGCCATACACAACCCTTTTTAGCCTCTATTTAAACCTTGAGGGTAGGCGTGGTGCCACTGCACAGGGCACTCATACTTTCCCCCTATCTATAGAGCGAaagatgaaaatgaaaaaatgaaatggCATCAAACGgggtgttgtgtgaccgccgtatgccactgaagctcaagggaaaattttataggacggcaataaggccggcgatgctgtatggcacagaatgttgggcggtgaaacatcaacacgtacacaaaatgggtgtagcggagatgaggatgcttcgttggatgtgtgggcacacgagaaaggataagattaggaatgaggatatccggggtaaagtaggagtagccgaaattgaaggaaagatgagagaaaatcggttacggtggtttggacatgtgcaaagaaggcctactgacgttccgattagaagatgcgactatgggacagaggttcagggccgaaggggtagaggaagacttaggaaaactttggaagagactctaagaaaagacttagagtacttggatctaacgaaggacatgacacaggatcgagcacaatggcgttctaagattcatatagccgatcccactcagtgacttggattttccaagtctccaaccgagaagttttcctcattcgggaaattaagagaacactaccccaacctacatgctccactcagaaagcttcaacatacaagctttaacaaaagaaaattcaaagaacttagcgaagaaggctttggtgtatttaacacaatacgttgaaatgaaggaaagcttatttattgatatccccgataagctacaaatatgtaaatatacatgagtcaaaataagcacacaagagggagccttcacaaaggttgcttaggagaagtctcagcagtcggtagagccccagaaagagaaggcaccggagggggatcatttggagcctcagtactggacagaaccctagaaggaggaggcatcagaggttgatcatttggagcttcattacgcggtacagccccagaagacgaaggcaataaatgcctttggaacaaacccacaaatctctgatgatcaagtaaaacctgaccatcagtttccttcatctggtcaagcttcctcttcatgtttgtagcatagtcatgtgcgagccggtgcaactgtttattctcatgcttgagccctctaatctcctgtttgagactcatcacttcagccgccaatgattcaacttggcgggttcgagcaaataggcgttgggccatattagacacagaacctgcacactgaacactgagagccagcgaatccttaacagctaactcatcagaccgtttggaaagtagtctgttatctttgggagtgagaaggttcctggccaccaccgcagcggtcatatcattcttcatcacggaatccccaacggtaagaggaccagtaggggagacgaaggatgggcgccatatgttgtctggagaaggcggggctgcctcttcaacaaggttcaagtcaaaacgacggtcggaggggccagacattttcaaaggtgttgaagagagaagaggtcggacaaatcaagatcttagaagtgcaagaatgaagcttctactggtggagattcaagtgtgctttggaacttaatgccagcccctataaaaatctgcactcgacgaagcttcagaaatcgaagaggcgcctgctcagaaatcgaagaggcggctgctcagaaatcgaagaggcgtttgctttctcaaaagctgggctgcttagagatcacgagggttgatctcagaaatcgaagaggcgtttgctttctcaaaagttgggctgctcaaagaccacgaaggccgatctcaaaaatcgaagaggcgctcgctttctcaaaagctgggctccccagagaccacgagggccgatatcagaaatcgaagaggcacctacttttccagccttttccagccttgtcagcacctgtcacacgcacactcagttttgcggaaattatgggcattctgtcaaagacttctggggaagtagaaaacacatgaatcttactgttcaatcacccacttcccacacgcaacaatagctcatgggtaccacagataactttgccaaagttctctgccaaagttgagcacgtgaagcttgcagctcccactacatcgctctgaccaagaagggtaaaagaatagcaaagaaacagcactaacaaagtttagacccataaattttgaaggtctagctaccatattattacccacaagggtaaaggaacagtaccactgctggataattggaaagtccctgtgtgtcaacctctgtgcttcgtggcaaggtagactagcaaacatgcccaacctttactcacattcgagaaaacactcccaataagattgcttgctccaaaatcgaagaggcaccgtcctccgaatctcgagagccagactcccaacatgactactttcttaaaaatcgaagagagggtaaaggaacagtaccattgctggataattggaaagtccctgtgtgtcaacctctgtgcttcgtggcaaggtagactagcaaacatgcccaacctttactcacattcgagaaaacactcccaacaagattgcttgctccaaaatcgaagaggcaccgccctccgaatctcgagagccagactcccaacatgattactttctcaaaaatcgaagagacactgctccccgaatcttgagagccagacccccagcatgattgctttctcaaaaatcgatgaggcatcgttctccgaatcaatcgaagaggcgctcgctttctcaaaagctgggctgctcagagaccacgagggccgatctcagaaatcgaagaggcacctacttttctagccttgtcaacacctgtcacacgcacactcagctttgcagaaattatgggcattctgtcgaagacttctagtgaagtagaaagcacatgaatcttactgttcaatcacccacttcccacatgcaacaatagctcatgggtaccacaaataactttgccaaagttctctgccaaagttgagcacgtgaagcttgcagctcccactacaacgctctgaccaagaaaggtaaaagaatagcaaagaaacagcactaacaaaagtttagacacataaattttgaaggtctagctaccatattattacccacaactgtaaaggaacagtaccactgctggataattggaaagtccctgtgtgtcaacctctgtgcttcgtggcaaggtagactagcaaacatgcccaacctttactcacattcgagaaaacactcccaataagattgcttgctccaaaatcgaagaggcaccgtcctccgaatctcgagagccagactcccaacatgactactttctcaaaatcgaagagagggtaaaggaacagtaccattgctggataattggaaagtccctgtgtgtcaacatttgtgcttcgtggcaaggtagactagcaaacatgcccaacctttactcacattcgagacaacactcccaacaagattgcttgctccaaaatcgaagaggcaccaccctccgaatctcgagagtcatacccccagcatgattgctttctcaaaaatcgaagaggcatcgttctccgaatctcgagagccagataccacagaccactttttcaaagtgctctgacagagttaaaacatgtgaaactggcagctcccactaccgtgctatgaccaagcagggtaaaggaatagcattactacttgttgttagggagactcctatatatgtcgacctccatccccaacggacaggcagacctgcaaaaatgctcaacccttcatcatatctgagagggcactcccaacgaagcctttcgaaatattcagctttctttccccccgataatacctctgcaaacaagctatactagagcaagaatatctcatatcatcagggttaaaagcaagagtatcccatatcatgctttttccctgtcttttcttttggccttgtttttacctgcaagacaaggagaaagagaacaatcagtcagcacttggaatcaagcttccagccaggaactgactgcctggaaccccttacctgattacttacctggcattgctctcgagtactcatcttcaacatcttatgtttccagggaagattccgcatctgcttgaggaacagatagggcaagtgcgaaggatacaaggaagcatgtggagacaagcgtaacagcacacgtgccgatacattcattactctgtcaaaagcaaaagtatcccatatcagcagggtggaacgtactctagatttgatggacttgttttgaccctcaaattcttcagtcggccttatactctggaggaaaccagaaaaccctccagctcagttcaagaataagcctgtggaaagttacttcttcaaaagcaaaagtatctcatatcatctcttctcatttttcttctctttatccttcatgctgctgcaagatggggagaaggtgaacaatcagtcggagctctgattgcttaccttgtctgtcacctctttcagcagaccccctagctcggcgacttgggggactcctactacatggtttgtatcgcgcttgaccaagcctgaaactacaagtaagcttcaagtgaaattgatacattaccttgtgcatctccaccagttaaagataccacccctggatggag includes:
- the LOC103428964 gene encoding ras-related protein RABA2a, producing the protein MARRPDEEYDYLFKVVLIGDSGVGKSNLLSRFTRNEFCLESKSTIGVEFATRTLQVEGRTVKAQIWDTAGQERYRAITSAYYRGALGALLVYDVTKPTTFENVSRWLKELRDHADANIVIMMIGNKTDLKHLRAVATEDAQGYAEREGLSFIETSALEAINVEKAFQTILAEIYRIISKKSLSSGEPTAASVKEGKTIAVTGGSEVNTKKTCCSST